In Canis lupus dingo isolate Sandy chromosome 12, ASM325472v2, whole genome shotgun sequence, the following proteins share a genomic window:
- the TPBG gene encoding trophoblast glycoprotein encodes MPGGCSRGPAAGDGRLRLARLALVLLGWVSSSSLTSWAPSAAASTSPPASAASAPPPLPGQCPQPCECSEAARTVKCVNRNLTEVPADLPPYVRNLFLTGNQLAVLPPGAFARRPPLAELAALNLSGSSLREVCAGAFEHLPSLRQLDLSHNPLGNLSAFAFAGSDASRSGPSPLVELMLNHIVPPDDRRQNRSFEGMVAAALRAGRALRGLQCLELAGNRFLYLPRDVLAQLPGLRHLDLRNNSLVSLTYVSFRNLTHLESLHLEDNALKVLHNATLAELQSLPHVRVFLDNNPWVCDCHMADMVAWLKETEVVPGKAGLTCAFPEKMRNRALLELNSSHLDCDPILPPSLQTSYVFLGIVLALIGAIFLLVLYLNRKGIKKWMHNIRDACRDHMEGYHYRYEINADPRLTNLSSNSDV; translated from the coding sequence atGCCTGGGGggtgctcccggggccccgccgccGGGGACGGGCGGTTGCGGCTGGCGCGGCTGGCGCTGGTGCTCCTGGGCTGGGTCTCCTCGTCCTCGCTCACCTCCTGGgcgccctccgccgccgcctccacgTCGCCGCCGGCCTCCGCGGCgtccgccccgcccccgctgccGGGCCAGTGCCCCCAGCCTTGCGAGTGCTCGGAGGCGGCGCGCACGGTCAAGTGCGTTAACCGCAACCTGACCGAGGTGCCCGCGGACCTGCCCCCCTACGTGCGCAACCTCTTCCTCACGGGCAACCAGCTGGCGGTGCTGCCCCCCGGCGCCTTCGCCCGCCGGCCGCCGCTGGCCGAGCTGGCCGCGCTCAACCTGAGCGGCAGCAGCCTGCGGGAGGTGTGCGCCGGCGCCTTCGAGCACCTGCCCAGCCTGCGCCAGCTCGACCTCAGCCACAACCCGCTGGGCAACCTCAGCGCCTTCGCCTTCGCGGGCAGCGACGCCAGCCGCTCGGGCCCCAGCCCCCTGGTGGAGCTGATGCTGAACCACATCGTGCCCCCCGACGACCGGCGGCAGAACCGGAGCTTCGAGGGCATGGTGGCGGCTGCCCTCCGAGCGGGCCGCGCGCTTCGCGGGCTGCAGTGCCTGGAGCTGGCCGGCAACCGCTTCCTCTACTTGCCTCGCGACGTCCTGGCCCAGCTACCCGGCCTCCGGCACCTGGACCTGCGCAACAACTCCCTGGTGAGCCTCACCTACGTGTCCTTCCGCAACCTGACGCACTTGGAGAGCCTCCACCTGGAGGACAACGCCCTCAAGGTCCTTCACAACGCCACCCTGGCGGAGCTGCAGAGCCTGCCCCACGTCCGGGTCTTCCTGGACAACAACCCCTGGGTCTGCGATTGTCACATGGCAGACATGGTGGCCTGGCTCAAGGAGACAGAGGTGGTGCCGGGCAAAGCCGGGCTCACCTGTGCATTCCCGGAGAAAATGAGGAATCGGGCCCTCTTGGAACTCAACAGCTCCCACCTGGACTGTGACCCtatcctccctccatccctgcagACTTCTTATGTCTTCCTAGGTATTGTCTTAGCCCTGATAGGTGCCATCTTCCTACTGGTTTTGTATTTGAACCGCAAGGGGATAAAGAAGTGGATGCATAACATCAGAGATGCCTGCAGGGATCACATGGAAGGGTATCACTACAGATACGAAATCAATGCAGACCCCAGGTTAACAAACCTCAGTTCCAATTCGGATGTCTGA